One segment of Castanea sativa cultivar Marrone di Chiusa Pesio chromosome 3, ASM4071231v1 DNA contains the following:
- the LOC142627858 gene encoding uncharacterized protein LOC142627858 — protein sequence MRHIVSFKYSKNCLLACLSSALWGCGKCIKEFVPLIVRRIAMSRLSLLCISLLKFINSFMHYLKIEVSMVKKYYIRWCATGPLKIVENTFGAIEYKLRPSTICIFGLVVLSPFLLLWLNVSTVVYQQRSSATAASF from the exons ATGAGACACATTGTCTCCTTCAAGTACTCAAAGAACTGTCTCTTGGCATGCTTGTCCTCAG CTTTGTGGGGATGTGGCAAATGCATcaa GGAGTTCGTGCCCTTAATCGTGCGAAGAATTGCAATGTCTAGATTATCACTCCTATGCATTAGCCTGCTCAAATTTATTAATAGCTTTATGCATTATTTGAAAATCGAG GTATCTATGGTGAAAAAATATTACATCAGGTGGTGCGCTACCGGACCCTTAAAGATAGTGGAAAACACTTTTGGAGCAATTGAATACAAACTTAGACCTAGCACTATTTGTATCTTTGGTCTAGTTGTACTCTCTCCTTTTCTTCTGCTATGG TTGAATGTTAGTACTGTTGTTTATCAACAACGCTCAAGTGCTACTGCAGCTTCCTTTTGA